A DNA window from Branchiostoma lanceolatum isolate klBraLanc5 chromosome 17, klBraLanc5.hap2, whole genome shotgun sequence contains the following coding sequences:
- the LOC136423398 gene encoding myoferlin-like: MMIECADEGSCKVFNNLDRKLKTYRLHQLSRLLYDAKRVADILDNTQAECDLRGLDLQISFMPQSDDIDEASDEDGGNKRTTKQRTSYDMAGLLKTIMDLSNDPQLSLPDIFLWLVINDKRVAYRRIKPAEVFYSSEERARGDLCGSVHYVNVKDPDCKKSRDGRSPCLLRMKAWFSDDRDDTEFLQQLDGENLSMWMKYDNDAQRIFSNTLPRGLIVEKQETEEEATEAGPMNRIVTEQGDTCGLSVLHVMENTGDVDMNPLPGLYLQTEGHEYELHCYIYQARDLQSADRDGMDDPFLSVFFSYRNQRTNVVKKTLNPVWNQTLVFQDLKIYGTPEAVAANPPPVMVQVYDHDLWRNEHLGFVEMTPLVAEDGDKEGDTKLRWHPISVGGKHHGDLLATCKLFRVGQGAKPPVLYPTKADKDLEQVYSIPESIRPKMRRMAIDVVSWGVRNMKRCHLLVVNSPSVEFAIAGKVVLRSSVIANAKDNPNFSHPLLHTEMELPVDPDYMPPMTIKVYDNRLFGFKPLAGVHVINTLSVYEMQPSLPEHFIDCDQVKTSDRLSELQTRLKKTGSHLPPVLETDIDWWSLFYTSIGDIEKGDPSLQHDLLEVYDCELEKVPAFQGLTDFVQLYPLERGRESYEDDGGTAGQFKGSIKLCPVVGKTNDRRVTEPHLPDMPVECVVRVYVVRAMGLQPHDTSGLADPYLSITCGDYTVDDIENYIPNTLQPIFGRMYEFTTRLPQDKDLHIAVYDKDVLSADDLIGQTTIDLEDRYLSRHRATCGLPRRYHRKTINCWRDSQQPEEILKQYSVRHGLPLPRFKGDSDLTLEFGGKIHRLTNAGKSSFVVLG, translated from the exons ATGATGATAGAATGTGCTGACGAAGGTAGTTGCAAGGTTTTTAACAACCTTGACCGAAAGCTGAAGACCTACCGACTACACCAGCTGTCAAGGCTTCTGTACGACGCCAAACGAGTTGCAGACATCTTGGACAACACGCAGGCAGAGTGTGACCTAAGGGGTCTTGATCTGCAAATCAGCTTCATGCCTCAGTCAGACGACATCGATGAAGCATCTGACGAAGATGGCGGGAACAAGCGTACTACCAAGCAGAGAACGAGCTACGATATGGCGGGACTTTTGAAGACAATCATGGACCTATCAAATGAT CCACAACTCAGTCTCCCAGACATCTTCCTGTGGCTGGTCATCAACGATAAACGAGTAGCCTACCGCCGCATCAAACCTGCCGAGGTCTTCTATAGCTCCGAGGAGAGGGCACGTGGCGATCTGTGTGGGTCTGTGCATTATGTCAACGTTAAG GACCCTGACTGTAAGAAGTCCAGAGATGGAAGGTCCCCCTGCCTCTTAAGGATGAAAGCGTGGTTCAGCGACGACAGAGACGACACGGAGTTTCTTCAGCAACTAGACGGGGAAAATCTTTCAATGTGGATGAAATAT GACAATGATGCCCAGCGCATTTTCAGCAACACGCTACCGCGCGGATTGATTGTAGAAAAGCAAGAGACTGAAGAGGAAGCCACAGAGGCAGGACCGATGAATCGGATTGTTACAGAACAAGGAGATACCTGTGGTCTATCGGTGTTGCATGTCATG GAAAACACTGGAGATGTTGACATGAATCCTTTGCCTGGCCTTTACCTGCAGACAGAGG GTCATGAGTACGAGTTACACTGTTACATCTACCAAGCCAGAGATCTGCAGTCTGCTGACAGGGATGGCATGGACG ATCCCTTTCTGTCTGTGTTCTTCTCTTACCGAAACCAGAGGACCAACGTTGTCAAGAAGACACTGAACCCCGTCTGGAACCAGACACTGGTGTTTCAGGACTTGAAAATCTATGGAACACCAGAGGCAGTAGCTGCTAACCCCCCTCCTGTTATGGTACAGGTGTACGACCATGATTTGTGG CGCAATGAACATCTTGGATTTGTAGAAATGACACCATTGGTTGCTGAAGATGGTGACAAGGAAGGAGATACAAAGCTGCGTTGGCATCCGATCTCTGTTGGGGGTAAACATCATGGAGACCTGCTCGCAACATGCAAACTGTTTCGC GTAGGGCAAGGGGCCAAACCACCCGTGCTGTACCCAACGAAGGCAGACAAAGATCTCGAGCAAGTATACAGCATACCAGAGAGTATCCGCCCCAAAATGAGGAGGATGGCCATTGAC GTGGTCTCTTGGGGAGTGAGGAATATGAAGAGATGTCATCTACTCGTGGTCAATTCTCCCTCTGTTGAGTTCGCGATTGCGGGTAAAGTGGTGCTGAGGTCCAGCGTAATCGCTAACGCTAAGGACAACCCCAACTTCAGCCACCCTCTGCTGCACACAGAAATG GAACTTCCTGTCGATCCCGACTACATGCCCCCTATGACGATAAAGGTGTATGACAACAGGCTGTTTGGGTTCAAGCCTCTTGCTGGAGTTCACGTCATCAACACACTCAGCGTGTATGAGATGCAGCCATCATTGCCAGAGCATTTCATCGACTGTGACCAAG TCAAAACATCTGATAGACTGTCAGAGCTGCAAACACGGCTAAAG AAGACAGGGTCCCACCTTCCACCTGTACTTGAGACTGACATTGACTGGTGGAGCCTGTTCTACACCTCAATCGGAGACATCGAGAAAGGAGACCCTTCTCTTCAGCATGACCTGTTGGAG GTGTATGATTGTGAACTTGAAAAAGTTCCGGCCTTCCAAGGTCTGACAGACTTTGTACAACTGTACCCATTGGAGCGGGGAAGGGAGAGTTATGAAGATGACGGAGGTACCGCTGGACAGTTCAAG GGTTCTATCAAGCTGTGCCCTGTTGTCGGTAAGACCAACGATCGCAGGGTTACAGAACCACACTTACCAGATATGCCTGTAGAATGTGTGGTGAGAGTCTATGTTGTACGGGCTATGGGACTACAGCCACACGACACGTCCGGACTG GCTGATCCCTACCTAAGTATAACATGCGGTGACTACACAGTGGATGACATCGAGAACTACATTCCCAATACCCTGCAGCCGATATTTGGGAG GATGTATGAGTTCACGACCCGACTCCCTCAGGACAAGGATCTGCACATCGCTGTGTACGATAAAGATGTTCTCAGTGCGGACGATCTGATTGGACAAACAACGATCGACCTGGAGGACCGTTACCTGTCACGGCACAGGGCAACCTGTGGGTTACCGCGGAGGTACCACAG GAAAACCATAAATTGTTGGCGGGACAGTCAACAGCCGGAGGAGATTCTAAAGCAGTACTCGGTCAGACACGGCCTGCCACTGCCACGGTTCAAAGGTGACAGTGATCTCACACTGGAGTTCGGCGGAAAGATACACAGACT
- the LOC136423399 gene encoding dysferlin-like — translation MNTVTVCRKGALQEEYFQTLLLNKEDELSDAVQDFQVRVRLVEGRSLYGENVSPVCKITLAGRTRQSRVCRHQHDPNFNESFFFNFHESPANLLQECLSFTVFDSRRWRKDALIGSFKIDLLTIYQQPDHALLSKWMLLTDPDDVAASSRGFLKASLVVLGHGDPAPVEKPDDKLMEKENIEENLLRPAVTKMVPANLCVRIYHAKDLPETDRGSLLSNRNSLPDGYVIVNFSGKKVETKLMKDKENPHWNQELRIDYKFPTLSKEVKIEIYDEDRMRFDDLIATTFLRSHEISFPGQKGFLPSFGPCYLNLYGPPLDGRTNVSSSMEDEMEKGKKEGVAYRGRLMVELKTELSQSKSKPGVSDIKRKALDRMKDLRATRNYRVCVALLEATLIERGGDVKFEVSMGHYGNNEPGWEKFAIFSSTSPIKLMPSEGEEDNLYHVPWDGMGPVLTLSCAWEDIVHRIQTHNALINLHKTLVFFLYCVCF, via the exons ATGAACACTGTTACTGTTTGCCGAAAGGGGGCGCTGCAAGAGGAATACTTTCAAAC ACTACTCTTGAACAAGGAAGATGAGCTGTCAGATGCAGTACAGGATTTCCAGGTCAGGGTGCGCCTGGTGGAGGGTAGAAGCCTGTACGGAGAGAACGTCAGTCCGGTGTGTAAGATCACACTGGCTGGGAGGACCAGGCAAAGTCGAGTTTGTCGTCACCAACACGATCCGAATTTCAACGAG tcatttttcttcaatttccatGAGTCCCCAGCCAACTTACTTCAGGAGTGCTTGTCATTCACG GTGTTTGACTCACGTAGGTGGAGAAAGGATGCCTTAATTGGCTCCTTCAAG ATCGACCTTTTGACTATTTACCAACAGCCAG ACCACGCCCTGCTGAGTAAATGGATGCTGCTCACCGACCCCGATGACGTTGCTGCCAGTTCTAGAGGCTTCCTGAAGGCCAGCCTGGTTGTCCTAGGGCATGGTGACCCGGCTCCG GTGGAGAAACCAGATGATAAACTGATGGAGAAAGAAAACATTGAAGA AAATCTTCTTCGGCCAGCTGTAACGAAGATGGTTCCTGCCAATCTTTGTGTCAGGATTTACCATGCTAAGGACCTACCTGAGA CTGATAGAGGATCTCTGTTGAGTAACCGAAACAGTCTGCCCGATGGGTATGTGATTGTGAACTTCTCAGGCAAAAAG GTGGAGACAAAGCTGatgaaagacaaagaaaacccacattggaaccaggagcttcgAATTGATTATAAG TTCCCAACGCTTTCCAAAGAAGTGAAGATTGAAATATATGATga GGACAGGATGAGATTCGATGACTTGATTGCGACCACATTCCTTAGAAGCCATGAAATCTCTTTCCCCGGTCAAAAAG GATTTCTGCCCAGTTTTGGACCATGTTACCTGAATCTCTATGGACCACCCCTGGACGGAAGGACAAACGTGTCGTCTTCAATGGAAGATGAGATGGAGAAGGGAAAG AAAGAGGGTGTGGCCTACAGAGGACGATTGATGGTTGAGCTGAAGACCGAACTGTCCCAGAGCAAGAGCAAACCTGGAGTGTCTGACATCAAAAGGAAGGCACTGGACCGCATGAAG GACCTACGGGCGACACGTAACTACAGAGTGTGTGTGGCCCTGCTTGAGGCCACGTTgatagagagagggggagatgtaaagtttgaagtcaGCATGGGGCACTACGGCAACAACGAGCCAGGCTGGGAAAAGTTTGCAATCTTTTCATCGACATCCCCAATCAAACTTATGCCAAGCGAAG GTGAGGAAGACAACCTGTACCACGTACCTTGGGACGGCATGGGCCCTGTACTGACCCTGTCCTGTGCATGGGAGGATATCGTACACAGGATACAGACACACAACGCTCTCATCAATCTGCACAAAACACTGGTATTCTTTctatattgtgtttgtttctga
- the LOC136423401 gene encoding uncharacterized protein: MALVCSHVSADLGASLNDNEEHRLYVGLQFRGETFKTSSLDVKVKDGSSPHSARWNKQNMTWNLVELGLNIEADQLSVVLKEKIRVFKDRYDHGVNHYICQ, from the exons ATGGCGCTGGTCTGTTCCCATGTCTCCGCGGATCTAGGAGCATCACTTAACGACAATGAAGAACATCGACTGTACGTCGGACTTCAGTTCAGAG GCGAGACATTCAAGACCTCATCACTAGATGTGAAAGTTAAAGACGGAAGTTCTCCCCACTCAGCAAGATGGAACAAACAG AATATGACATGGAACCTGGTGGAATTAGGCTTGAACATCGAAGCTGACCAGTTGTCTGTGGTGCTTAAGGAGAAAATCAGAGTATTCAAGGACAGGTATGATCATGGTGTTAACCATTACATATGTCAAtag